In the Chroococcidiopsis sp. SAG 2025 genome, one interval contains:
- a CDS encoding response regulator: MLEQHSSTAAESDFVDVAELQLQQELRSMFAVDTQTYLQTYMNLVQKLQPQTWTADIQETYRCVHTIKGGAVTVGADGILYVSTILEDLLFDLRYLQTAPPLEDGQLSQMLAEAGELLTASLQVEVTGEAAIAAVQPSVDRIAALRQEIQQLYLPEANEQTKLFQEFAEQGFDLVVLDLEMALEEMPDRGQVPPEVIKIAKQTLQQLIQIGNDLEFEAGWLDLLRYSKALLNRPESDFWRSQWSKYLPLLKDSARQGGKLPAGKGAILATSHQPPATLPTPVRAGLETRPYQLPTPAETNIQVPVPLERLERSSQRLVETLLSARAVQGFYQSLQTQIGQLLSLAQDSVQYLTQLRQVQDDYALLDNLQQQRSSLSTAPVLERYRQGYTIVNRLLEVSLRLSELGAEAATSSRLTADSLQLLDRNVLNLQQTVEESRLIPFKVLGFRAKGILRDLINRFGKPAQLIVQGEHLELDAGTVQHLEPALLHLMRNAYDHALEPAADRLALGKSEQGTIILSLRRQGKFYLLSLQDDGGGIDASKISQLAQARGLPLTRTDTPADLLAVLCQPGFSSRSEVSDISGRGVGMDVVATQIASIGGHLNLKTLLGAGTTFQMQVPVPHLLVRCVLVQAGDRNFAIPAEEIVTTTLWSNLSATPSDRDPMSSAPNWFVTQDEASMPCLDLLEYWQPGARANRPLSDTAICLRIRPTFSSVTAERDAWLLADDLLEQSELLIEPLPSPLISPLGLMGVTLQTDGMSIAVLEPASLAAHLWMSPIGDGDRTVVPSFDLAEIFAEPPAASRTILVVDDAALVRRRIEASLTANGYTVETCRDGLEAWTWLSSHPVPALLITDIEMPGMDGFTLIDRCRQAGMKLPALVISSRLSEEWSNEARRVGATDYLTKGFTTPELLSKVGSFVSRKS, encoded by the coding sequence ATGTTGGAACAACATAGCTCCACTGCTGCTGAGTCAGATTTTGTTGACGTAGCCGAACTGCAATTGCAGCAAGAGCTGCGCAGTATGTTTGCTGTTGATACTCAAACTTATCTGCAAACATACATGAATCTCGTCCAAAAGCTTCAGCCTCAAACGTGGACGGCAGACATTCAAGAAACTTATCGCTGCGTTCACACGATTAAGGGTGGAGCCGTGACGGTGGGTGCTGACGGGATTCTTTACGTCTCAACTATTCTAGAAGATTTGCTCTTTGATCTGCGCTACTTGCAAACTGCACCACCGCTAGAAGACGGTCAGCTGTCACAAATGCTAGCAGAGGCGGGAGAACTTCTGACTGCAAGCTTGCAAGTTGAAGTAACAGGAGAAGCGGCGATCGCTGCCGTCCAACCTAGCGTCGATCGCATTGCAGCTCTACGCCAAGAAATTCAGCAACTCTACTTACCAGAAGCCAACGAACAAACGAAGTTATTTCAAGAGTTTGCCGAACAAGGCTTCGATCTCGTCGTGCTGGACTTGGAAATGGCACTAGAAGAAATGCCCGATCGCGGTCAAGTTCCTCCAGAAGTTATCAAAATAGCAAAACAAACGCTTCAGCAACTCATACAAATTGGCAACGATTTAGAATTTGAGGCTGGTTGGTTAGACTTGCTACGTTACAGTAAAGCTTTACTCAACCGCCCCGAATCCGATTTCTGGCGATCGCAATGGTCTAAATATCTCCCCCTGTTAAAAGACAGTGCCAGACAAGGTGGGAAGTTGCCTGCTGGGAAGGGAGCAATTCTAGCCACCAGCCACCAGCCACCAGCCACTCTTCCGACTCCCGTACGGGCGGGTTTAGAAACCCGCCCCTACCAACTCCCTACTCCCGCTGAGACCAATATCCAAGTTCCCGTACCTCTAGAACGCTTGGAGCGATCGTCTCAGCGTTTGGTGGAGACGCTGTTATCTGCCAGGGCAGTACAAGGATTTTATCAATCGTTGCAGACGCAAATCGGACAACTGCTGTCGCTGGCGCAAGATAGCGTGCAATACCTGACGCAATTACGACAAGTTCAAGACGATTACGCCCTTTTAGATAACTTACAGCAACAGCGCTCTAGTTTATCGACGGCTCCAGTTTTAGAGCGATATCGTCAAGGTTATACGATTGTCAATCGCCTGCTAGAAGTGAGTTTGCGCCTGTCAGAATTGGGCGCAGAAGCAGCGACAAGTTCGCGGCTAACAGCAGATAGTTTGCAATTGTTAGATCGCAATGTCCTCAACCTCCAACAAACAGTAGAAGAAAGTCGGCTGATCCCATTTAAGGTTTTGGGTTTTCGGGCGAAAGGTATTCTCCGCGATCTGATCAATCGCTTTGGTAAGCCGGCTCAGTTAATCGTACAGGGGGAACACTTGGAACTCGATGCTGGTACGGTACAACACCTAGAGCCAGCTCTATTACACTTAATGCGTAACGCCTACGACCATGCTCTAGAGCCTGCTGCCGATCGCCTAGCATTAGGGAAGTCGGAACAAGGAACGATTATCTTATCGCTACGCCGCCAAGGTAAATTTTACCTGCTATCTTTGCAAGATGACGGAGGTGGCATTGATGCCAGCAAGATCTCCCAACTTGCCCAAGCGCGAGGACTACCCCTGACTCGTACCGATACCCCCGCCGATTTGCTTGCTGTTCTCTGTCAACCTGGCTTTAGCTCTCGTAGCGAAGTGAGCGACATTTCTGGACGCGGGGTAGGGATGGACGTAGTTGCTACCCAAATTGCTAGCATCGGCGGACACCTCAACCTGAAAACGTTACTGGGAGCAGGGACAACTTTTCAGATGCAGGTTCCCGTACCGCACTTATTAGTACGCTGCGTCTTGGTACAGGCAGGCGATCGCAACTTTGCCATTCCTGCCGAAGAGATCGTGACTACGACTCTTTGGAGTAATTTATCAGCAACGCCCAGCGATCGCGATCCGATGTCTAGCGCTCCTAACTGGTTTGTGACCCAAGATGAAGCTTCAATGCCATGCCTTGACCTATTAGAATACTGGCAACCAGGAGCAAGAGCAAACCGTCCATTGTCAGATACGGCGATTTGTTTGCGAATTCGCCCTACTTTTTCTTCTGTTACAGCCGAACGAGACGCTTGGTTGCTGGCAGATGACTTGCTAGAACAGTCGGAATTATTAATTGAGCCTTTGCCCAGCCCGTTAATTTCACCTTTAGGGTTGATGGGGGTAACTTTACAAACCGATGGGATGTCGATCGCGGTTTTAGAACCTGCCTCTCTAGCAGCACACTTGTGGATGAGTCCCATTGGAGATGGCGATCGCACTGTCGTTCCCAGCTTCGATCTAGCAGAAATATTTGCCGAACCTCCTGCTGCCAGTCGTACTATTCTTGTTGTTGATGACGCAGCGCTGGTGAGGCGGCGAATTGAAGCAAGTTTGACTGCAAACGGTTACACAGTTGAGACTTGTCGCGACGGTTTAGAAGCATGGACTTGGCTCTCTAGCCATCCCGTACCAGCTTTGTTAATTACCGATATTGAGATGCCAGGGATGGACGGTTTCACCCTGATCGATCGCTGTCGGCAAGCAGGCATGAAGTTACCCGCCCTTGTCATTTCTTCCCGTTTATCAGAAGAATGGAGTAACGAAGCGCGGCGCGTTGGTGCAACAGATTACCTCACCAAAGGATTTACAACCCCTGAATTGCTGAGTAAAGTAGGCTCTTTTGTAAGTCGTAAGTCGTAA
- a CDS encoding ribonuclease H-like domain-containing protein, which produces MVGEDFQICDRDLSNEALAQFMDATAIAVDTETMGLLVHRDRLCLVQLCDNRGRVAVVRIAKEQTDAPNLKQLLEADIEKIFHFARFDLATLKHHLGIQVAPIFCTKIASKLVRTYTNRHSLKELVQELELVELDKSAQSSDWGNAANLSEEQLRYAANDVRYLISLRQKLTEMLKREERWELAQTCFQTLPTIVALDLLQFKDLFEH; this is translated from the coding sequence ATGGTAGGGGAAGATTTTCAGATTTGCGATCGCGACTTGAGCAATGAGGCTTTGGCTCAATTTATGGATGCTACGGCAATTGCAGTAGATACGGAAACAATGGGTTTGCTCGTCCACCGCGATCGCCTTTGCTTAGTACAGTTGTGCGATAATCGAGGCAGAGTTGCGGTTGTCCGCATTGCCAAAGAACAAACGGACGCACCTAATTTAAAACAATTATTAGAAGCAGATATCGAGAAAATTTTTCATTTTGCACGGTTCGATCTTGCCACTCTAAAACATCATCTTGGGATTCAAGTCGCACCGATTTTCTGTACGAAAATTGCTAGTAAATTAGTGCGGACATACACAAATCGCCACAGTTTGAAAGAATTAGTGCAAGAATTAGAACTGGTAGAACTCGATAAAAGCGCTCAAAGTTCTGATTGGGGAAATGCAGCAAATTTATCTGAAGAACAACTCCGCTATGCTGCTAATGATGTCCGCTATTTAATCTCATTGCGGCAAAAACTCACAGAAATGCTCAAACGAGAAGAACGCTGGGAACTCGCGCAAACCTGTTTTCAAACTTTGCCAACCATCGTTGCGCTTGACTTATTGCAATTCAAAGATTTGTTCGAGCATTAA
- a CDS encoding peptidoglycan recognition family protein, whose translation MEISVWKTRALLIFLLSLCVAVALSLSPQTPQVQQIDASVLPAIPVSYKETIVPPPEVRQRQEQQNANSPNEIQVANAATATSYKPRYQIAWAHPLNYGDRFATDIYGKPVYNKPIIVLHETVYSAASAINTFRTPHQQDDKQVSYHTLIGLDGTVIYIVPPEKRAFGAANSVFIGSHGAETVKTHPNLASSVNNFAYHVSLETPVDGRDRDRRHSGYTQAQYKSLAWLIAQSKVPDARITTHKAVDRSGSRSDPRSFDRRKFLSLLHAYRGISRKSS comes from the coding sequence ATGGAAATTAGTGTTTGGAAAACGAGAGCTTTACTAATATTTCTTCTATCTTTATGCGTTGCTGTAGCACTTTCTCTATCTCCTCAAACACCACAGGTACAGCAAATAGATGCATCTGTTTTACCTGCAATCCCCGTTTCCTACAAAGAGACAATTGTGCCTCCACCTGAAGTTAGACAGCGCCAGGAGCAACAAAATGCCAATTCTCCCAACGAGATACAGGTAGCCAATGCTGCTACTGCTACCAGCTATAAACCAAGATATCAGATTGCCTGGGCGCATCCGCTCAACTATGGCGATCGCTTCGCCACAGATATTTACGGCAAACCAGTCTACAACAAACCGATTATCGTCCTGCACGAGACTGTTTACTCCGCCGCTTCTGCAATCAATACCTTCCGAACTCCACACCAGCAAGACGATAAACAAGTGAGCTACCATACCCTAATTGGGTTAGATGGTACGGTAATATACATAGTCCCGCCAGAAAAACGAGCTTTTGGAGCAGCCAATTCTGTCTTTATAGGTAGTCATGGAGCCGAAACCGTCAAAACTCACCCCAACCTAGCATCTTCAGTCAATAACTTTGCCTACCATGTCTCGCTAGAAACTCCAGTAGACGGACGCGATCGCGATCGCCGTCATAGTGGTTATACTCAAGCTCAATATAAATCTCTCGCTTGGTTAATTGCTCAAAGTAAAGTTCCTGATGCAAGAATTACTACCCATAAAGCAGTCGATCGCTCTGGTAGTAGAAGCGATCCGCGCTCTTTCGATCGCCGGAAGTTTCTCAGTTTGTTACACGCTTATAGAGGAATAAGTCGTAAGTCGTCGTAA